A window from Salvia miltiorrhiza cultivar Shanhuang (shh) chromosome 2, IMPLAD_Smil_shh, whole genome shotgun sequence encodes these proteins:
- the LOC131010893 gene encoding uncharacterized protein LOC131010893, which yields MIPIARNTLSCLFSNPNSFLCNPNVLSFHFFSTARAKRPFIPSPEIYDVLVHKHQFCPELTALASSRLPKFRSHERADSLLSFLRENSFTTTQLQKLVIYDPRVLGFTTEGFKSRFKVFQDLGLSSEEIAKIISSNQGILHSCMASKVIPSLSMLKALLGSNDEVARLLKKCAWFLVSDLEKTLMPNVEILKSCSIPMERILHFLYANPRCFLVKPDIMRKSVDRAIKFGIPQTSIVFIQSLAVFSCTSEGMWEVKLETLRDSGFSDDDIFTMFRKQPSVFSASAKTMKNKIELVLDTGKYNKSNIVTCPSAIGYSIEKRLEPRMQILRLLESRNLIEKWPSLSAFARFTDDRFFNMFIRPYYDEIGQECITKMCQARMEKKL from the coding sequence ATGATTCCAATTGCTCGCAATACTCTCTCCTGTTTGTTTTCAAACCCTAATTCATTTCTCTGCAACCCCAATGTTCTCTCATTCCACTTTTTTTCCACTGCGAGAGCCAAAAGACCATTCATCCCTTCCCCTGAAATTTACGATGTATTGGTTCATAAACATCAATTTTGTCCTGAATTGACTGCACTTGCTTCATCGCGCTTACCTAAATTTAGAAGCCATGAAAGAGCTGATTCATTACTGTCGTTCCTGAGAGAGAATAGCTTTACGACTACTCAGCTGCAGAAACTCGTCATATATGATCCTCGGGTTCTAGGATTTACTACTGAGGGTTTTAAATCCAGATTCAAGGTATTCCAAGACTTGGGGCTTTCTTCCGAGGAGATTGCCAAGATAATTTCCAGTAATCAGGGGATTTTGCATTCATGTATGGCCAGCAAAGTCATTCCTTCCTTATCGATGCTAAAGGCCTTGCTCGGATCCAATGATGAGGTGGCCAGACTTCTTAAAAAATGCGCATGGTTTTTAGTGTCCGATTTGGAGAAAACCTTAATGCCAAATGTGGAAATCTTGAAGAGCTGCAGTATACCAATGGAGCGTATCCTTCATTTCCTCTACGCTAATCCAAGATGTTTCTTGGTCAAGCCGGATATTATGAGAAAATCTGTAGACAGGGCCATCAAATTTGGGATTCCTCAAACTTCGATTGTTTTTATCCAGTCTCTCGCAGTTTTCTCTTGTACGAGTGAAGGGATGTGGGAAGTCAAGTTGGAAACTCTCCGTGATTCGGGATTTTCTGATGATGACATATTCACAATGTTCAGGAAGCAACCTAGTGTGTTTTCAGCATCTGCAAAGACAATGAAGAATAAAATAGAGCTTGTGCTTGATACCGGTAAATACAATAAATCCAATATTGTCACTTGTCCATCAGCAATTGGGTACAGTATTGAGAAGAGGCTTGAGCCTCGGATGCAAATTCTGAGACTTCTGGAAAGTAGGAATCTCATTGAAAAATGGCCTTCTCTTTCAGCATTTGCTAGATTTACAGATGATAGATTCTTTAACATGTTTATTAGGCCTTATTATGATGAGATTGGCCAAGAATGTATCACAAAAATGTGTCAAGCACGGATGGAAAAGAAGCTTTAA
- the LOC131010920 gene encoding endoglucanase 5-like yields the protein MHGGGGAYTSTLQQYQAKADYFTCACMQKNDSYNVPMTPGGLLYLWEWNNLQYSASAAFVIRNILQRQKAFSSLQNHKYIYISIIFFLLVCAEFATEKSNLWKADYILGKNPKNLSYVVGCGDNYPVHVHLPPRFRSGVYSRI from the exons ATGCATGGAGGTGGAGGAGCATACACTTCCACATTGCAGCAATACCAAGCCAAGGCTGATTACTTCACCTGCGCCTGCATGCAGAAGAACGACAGCTACAATGTGCCCATGACTCCTG GTGGACTGCTCTATCTATGGGAGTGGAACAATCTGCAGTACTCTGCCTCTGCTGCATTCGTCATTCGGAATATCTTGCAAAGGCAAAAGGCG TTCTCATCTTTGCAAAAtcacaagtatatatatatatcaatcatCTTCTTCTTGCTTGTTTGTGCTGAATTTGCTACTGAAAAATCCAATCTTTGGAAGGCTGATTACATTCTTGGCAAGAATCCCAAGAACTTGAGCTATGTCGTCGGCTGTGGGGACAACTATCCGGTCCATGTTCATCTCCCTCCTCGGTTCCGCAGTGGGGTGTATTCAAGGATTTGA
- the LOC131010890 gene encoding uncharacterized protein LOC131010890, which produces MIAIARKYLSSLCLNPNSFLCCSNLHFIPSIHFFSTARAKRFIIPSPEIYDVLVHNHQFSPELAAHASSRLPKFRSPERADSILSFLKENSFTTTQLQKLVIYNPRILGFTIEGFKSRLKVFQDLGLSSKEIAKIISSNQRILHSCMANKVIPSLSMLNALLGSNEEVARLLKKCSWFLTHDLEKTLMPNVEILKSCSIPMERIIYFLHSHPRNFLVKSDIMRKSVDRAIRFGVPHTSAVFIQAPGVLSYTSEGMWEVKLKTLRDLGFSDDDIFTMFRKQPSVFSASVKTMKNKIELLLATGKYNVSNIVTYPTALGCSIEKRLDPRMQTLRLLESKNLIQKWPSLSTVITFTDDRFFDKFIRPYYDNIGEENITKIFVRRQKEMNL; this is translated from the coding sequence ATGATTGCAATTGCGCGCAAGTATCTCTCCTCTTTATGTTTGAACCCtaattcatttctctgctgctcAAATCTTCATTTCATTCCCTCAATCCACTTTTTTTCGACTGCCAGAGCCAAAAGATTCATAATCCCTTCCCCTGAAATTTACGATGTGTTGGTCCATAACCACCAATTTTCTCCTGAATTGGCTGCACATGCTTCATCGCGCTTACCTAAATTCAGAAGTCCCGAAAGAGCTGATTCAATACTGTCGTTCCTCAAAGAAAATAGCTTTACGACTACTCAGCTGCAGAAACTCGTCATATATAATCCTCGGATTCTAGGATTTACTATTGAGGGTTTTAAATCCAGACTCAAGGTATTCCAAGACTTGGGGCTTTCTTCGAAGGAGATTGCCAAGATAATTTCAAGTAATCAGAGGATTTTGCATTCATGTATGGCCAACAAAGTCATTCCTTCCTTATCGATGCTAAATGCCTTGCTCGGATCCAATGAGGAGGTGGCCAGACTTTTGAAAAAATGCTCATGGTTTTTGACACACGATTTGGAGAAAACCTTAATGCCAAATGTGGAAATCTTGAAGAGCTGCAGTATACCAATGGAGCGTATCATTTACTTCCTCCACAGTCACCCGAGAAATTTCTTAGTTAAGTCGGATATTATGAGGAAATCTGTAGACAGGGCCATCAGATTTGGGGTTCCTCATACTTCGGCTGTTTTTATCCAGGCTCCCGGAGTTCTCTCTTATACGAGTGAAGGGATGTGGGAAGTCAAGTTGAAAACTCTTCGTGATTTGGGATTTTCTGATGATGACATATTCACAATGTTCAGGAAGCAACCTAGTGTGTTTTCAGCATCTGTAAAGACAATGAAGAATAAAATAGAGCTTCTGCTTGCTACCGGGAAGTACAATGTATCCAATATTGTCACTTATCCTACAGCACTTGGGTGCAGTATTGAAAAGAGGCTTGATCCTCGGATGCAAACTCTGAGACTTTTGGAAAGTAAGAATCTCATTCAAAAGTGGCCTTCTCTTTCAACAGTTATTACATTTACAGATGATAGATTCTTTGACAAATTTATTAGGCCGTATTATGATAATATTGGTGAAGAAAACATCACAAAGATATTTGTCAGGAGACAGAAAGAAATGAATCTATAA
- the LOC131010866 gene encoding helicase sen1-like encodes MGSKGRLLFDLNEPPAENEDDNDSVVCFQPQRAIPSITAPTDLFVASAGPQGIVNNNAFSHASSVSGFQPFVRSKFVQGLDVSDEKKSFMDALSNVASSSKSSNGQDMKASPIIQSGLLSVQDAEKEEGEWSDAEGSGDAYKRSVLREDSSGASDKQVLEKSSVEMIEINVHVAGADNISPNHGNVKNENGGPSEKNPETNDKKGDASMDGSEESAPMPKQREVRGIEANHALKYGNSIGKRHKLDQQKEAMLGKKRSRQTMFLNLEDVKQAGVLKSSTPRRQIPAPTVIRTMKETRPTLGSAERADKQNQPVVRDAKQSDLLSNEGNTFVESNECKSESNGDHSFGSIGAPRKFNTTTDVSSEGQTPVVPRQGSWKQPPDTRQPKNSPFTGRKPVISSQTSVDPKLAAKKLPTKKQTTTSNQYQDSSVERLLREVTNENFWHHPEEEELQRVPGSFDSVEDYIRVFEPLLFEECRAQLYSTWEESLETVPNHVRVCIKSVERRERGWFDVILTPPHEYKWTFKEGEVAVLSSPKPGAVHIRRNNSSLALEDEEKPEVSGRVAGTVRRYIPIDTREYTGAILHFYVGDLYDSSSKIDDDHILRKLHPGGVWYLTLLGSLATTQREYVALHAFRRLNMQMQNAILQPSPDQFPKYEEQPPAMPDCFTPNFVEHLRRTFNGPQLAAIQWAAMHTAAGTSNGVTKKSEPWPFTLVQGPPGTGKTHTVWGMLNVIHLVQYQHYYTALLKKLAPESYKQVNESNSDNVASGSIDEVLQSMDQKLFRTLPKLCPKPRMLVCAPSNAATDELLSRVLDRGFIDGEMKVYRPDVARVGVDSQTKAAQAVSVERRTEQLLSKSRDEVHGWMHSLRIRESQLSQQIAGLQRELNVAAVTGRAQGSVGVDPDVLMARDQNRDALLQNLAAAVENRDKTLVEMSRLLIVEGKFRAASNFNLEEARANLEASFANEAEIVFTTVSSSGRKLFSRLTHGFDMVVIDEAAQASEVAILPPLSLGAARCVLVGDPQQLPATVISKAAGTLLYSRSLFERFQQAGCPTMLLSVQYRMHPHIRDFPSRHFYQGRLTDSESVVNLPDEKYYKDPLLRPYIFFDISYGRESHRGSSVSYQNTQEAQFCVRLYEHLQKAIKSLGIGKVSVGIITPYKLQLKCLQREFKDVLNSDEGKDIYINTVDAFQGQERDVIIMSCVRASSHGVGFVADIRRMNVALTRARRALWVMGNANALVQSDDWAALIDDSKARSCYLDMDSLPKEFIPETPTYGAFSSKLSGGRGLRSGPRYRSYDSQV; translated from the exons ATGGGTTCCAAAGGAAGGCTGCTATTTGATCTTAATGAACCACCTGCTGAAAATGAAGATGATAATGATAGTGTTGTTTGCTTCCAGCCTCAGAGGGCTATTCCTTCAATTACTGCACCAACCGACTTGTTTGTGGCATCTGCTGGTCCCCAAGGGATAGTAAATAACAATGCTTTCTCCCATGCTTCTTCTGTATCTGGTTTCCAGCCTTTCGTCAGGTCTAAATTTGTTCAGGGACTTGATGTTTCTGATGAAAAAAAGAGTTTCATGGATGCGCTTAGCAATGTTGCCTCTTCATCCAAATCAAGTAATGGCCAGGATATGAAGGCTTCACCAATTATACAATCAGGTTTGTTAAGTGTTCAGGATGCagagaaagaagaaggggaaTGGTCTGATGCAGAGGGCTCAGGCGATGCTTACAAAAGAAGTGTTCTTCGTGAAGACTCAAGTGGTGCTAGTGATAAACAGGTCTTGGAGAAAAGCTCAGTTGAGATGATTGAGATCAATGTCCATGTTGCAGGTGCTGATAATATATCTCCTAATCATGGCAATGTAAAGAATGAAAACGGTGGTCCTTCGGAGAAGAATCCTGAAACAAATGACAAGAAAGGCGATGCATCCATGGATGGTTCAGAAGAATCTGCTCCAATGCCAAAACAGAGAGAAGTTAGAGGAATTGAAGCTAATCATGCATTGAAGTATGGAAATAGTATTGGAAAGCGTCATAAGCTGGACCAGCAGAAGGAGGCAATGCTAGGGAAGAAGCGCAGCAGGCAGACCATGTTTCTCAATTTAGAAGATGTTAAGCAAGCTGGTGTTTTGAAGTCCTCAACTCCTAGAAGGCAGATTCCTGCACCAACTGTAATCCGGACTATGAAAGAAACCCGTCCTACTCTGGGATCCGCCGAACGTGCGGATAAGCAAAATCAGCCTGTAGTTAGAGATGCAAAACAATCTGATTTGTTGAGCAATGAAGGAAATACTTTTGTGGAGTCAAATGAGTGTAAATCTGAGAGTAATGGTGACCATAGTTTTGGGTCGATTGGAGCTCCCAGGAAATTCAATACCACGACAGATGTTTCTTCAGAAGGACAAACACCCGTGGTTCCTAGACAGGGTTCGTGGAAGCAGCCTCCCGACACAAGGCAACCTAAGAATTCACCGTTCACTGGTAGGAAACCAGTTATTAGCAGCCAGACTTCGGTTGATCCAAAATTAGCTGCAAAAAAATTACCTACCAAGAAGCAAACTACAACAAGCAACCAGTATCAAGATTCTTCAGTGGAACGCCTTCTCCGTGAGGTGACAAATGAAAATTTTTGGCATCATCCAG AGGAGGAGGAGCTGCAACGTGTCCCTGGTAGCTTTGATTCAGTTGAAGACTATATTAGGGTATTTGAGCCCCTGCTTTTTGAAGAATGCCGGGCGCAGCTTTATAGTACTTGGGAGGAGTCATTAGAAACAGTTCCAAATCATGTTAGGGTATGCATAAAAAGCGTTGAAAGACGGGAAAGGG GATGGTTTGATGTGATTCTGACTCCACCGCATGAATACAAATGGACATTCAAGGAAGGAGAAGTTGCAGTTCTTTCATCCCCCAAACCTGGAGCAG TTCATATTAGGAGGAATAATAGTTCCTTGGCCCTGGAAGATGAGGAGAAGCCAGAAGTTAGTGGTCGTGTAGCTGGCACAGTCAGGAGATATATACCTATTGATACCAGAGAGTATACTGGTGCAATCCTTCACTTCTATGTTGGAGATTTATATGATTCTAGCAG cAAGATTGATGATGACCATATTCTGCGGAAGCTCCATCCAGGGGGTGTATGGTACCTGACTCTGCTTGGTTCTCTTGCAACCACACAACGGGAATACGTTGCCCTGCATGCATTTCGTCGTCTTAACATGCAG ATGCAAAATGCTATTCTTCAGCCTAGTCCAGACCAGTTCCCAAAATATGAAGAACAGCCTCCTGCGATGCCTGATTGCTTTACTCCAAACTTTGTTGAACACCTTCGCAGGACCTTTAACGGACCCCAGTTAGCTGCAATTCAATGGGCTGCAATGCATACAGCTGCTGGTACATCAAATGGCGTGACAAAAAAATCCGAGCCATGGCCCTTTACTTTGGTCCAGGGTCCTCCTGGCACCGGTAAAACGCATACAGTCTGGGGAATGCTTAATGTGATCCACCTTGTCCAGTACCAGCACTATTATACGGCATTGCTAAAGAAACTGGCACCTGAAAGCTATAAGCAGGTTAATGAGAGCAACTCAGACAATGTGGCCTCTGGATCCATTGATGAAGTTCTGCAGAGCATGGATCAGAAGCTATTCCGGACTCTTCCAAAACTTTGCCCAAAGCCTAGAATGCTCGTGTGTGCTCCCTCAAATGCAGCAACTGATGAGTTGCTTTCACGTGTACTTGACCGTGGATTTATTGACGGCGAAATGAAGGTTTATCGACCTGATGTTGCTCGAGTAGGTGTGGATTCTCAGACTAAAGCTGCTCAGGCAGTTTCTGTGGAACGAAGGACTGAACAACTTCTATCAAAAAGTCGAGATGAGGTCCATGGATGGATGCACAGTTTGAGGATTCGTGAAAGTCAATTATCTCAGCAAATTGCTGGCCTTCAAAGAGAACTTAATGTTGCTGCTGTCACTGGACGTGCACAGGGGTCTGTTGGTGTTGATCCTGATGTTCTTATGGCAAGAGACCAAAACAGAGACGCATTACTTCAAAACCTTGCAGCAGCTGTAGAAAATAGAGACAAAACTCTGGTTGAGATGTCCCGACTTCTCATTGTGGAAGGTAAGTTTCGGGCTGCTAGCAACTTTAATTTGGAGGAAGCTCGAGCAAATCTGGAGGCAAGTTTTGCCAATGAAGCTGAAATTGTTTTCACTACTGTCTCGAGCAGTGGGCGCAAGTTGTTCTCTCGTCTAACTCATGGCTTCGACATGGTTGTGATTGATGAAGCAGCACAGGCTAGTGAAGTGGCAATTCTACCTCCACTTTCACTTGGCGCAGCTCGCTGTGTTCTTGTGGGGGATCCGCAGCAGCTCCCTGCCACTGTTATCAGTAAGGCAGCTGGAACCTTGCTGTACAGTAGAAGCCTGTTTGAGAGGTTTCAGCAAGCAGGTTGCCCAACAATGCTTTTATCTGTGCAATATAGAATGCATCCACATATTAGGGATTTTCCTTCGAGACACTTTTACCAGGGACGTCTTACAGATAGTGAGAGTGTTGTTAATTTGCCGGatgaaaaatattacaaagatcCTCTACTGAGGCCTTATATCTTTTTTGATATCAGTTATGGGCGTGAATCTCATCGGGGGAGTTCTGTGTCTTATCAGAACACACAAGAAGCACAGTTTTGCGTTCGTTTATATGAGCATCTTCAGAAGGCTATAAAATCGTTGGGTATTGGGAAAGTGTCTGTTGGCATAATTACCCCATATAAGCTGCAGCTGAAATGCCTCCAAAGGGAGTTCAAGGATGTCTTGAATTCAGATGAAGGAAAAGACATCTATATTAATACAGTCGACGCATTCCAAGGCCAAGAACGTGATGTCATAATTATGTCTTGTGTGCGCGCATCGAGTCATGGAGTTGGGTTTGTTGCGGACATCCGTCGGATGAATGTTGCTCTTACTCGAGCGAGAAGAGCTCTCTGG GTAATGGGAAATGCGAATGCACTGGTGCAGTCTGATGACTGGGCTGCACTAATTGATGATTCCAAAGCACGAAGCTGTTACTTGGACATGGATTCTCTGCCTAAAGAGTTTATCCCTGAGACTCCTACCTATGGTGCTTTTTCCTCCAAGCTCTCTGGTGGAAGGGGCTTGAGATCTGGGCCAAGGTATAGATCATATGATTCACAAGTATAG
- the LOC131010906 gene encoding uncharacterized protein LOC131010906, with translation MSAGLDKPSPDGEEDSLSAETQQGKINEVRKLVGPVSGKLAIYCSDACIARYLRARSWSVKKAVKMLKATLKWRLEYMPEEIRWGDVAAEAETGKIYRSSYKDKQGRPVLVMRPRCQNTKSIKGQIKYLVYCMENAILKLSEEEEQEQMVWLIDFHGFSLSNVSIKVTKETAHVLQDHYPERLGVAILYDPPKIFEPFWKMAKPFLEPKTANKVKFVYSDDPNTSKIMDELFDMEKVESAFGGKDGEDFDVNKYATRMRKDDEKLPFVWRTPPPPPPPDITAEKAAVSSDEDY, from the exons ATGAGTGCTGGGTTGGATAAGCCCTCTCCAGATGGCGAAGAGGATTCGTTATCAGCAGAAACCCAGCAGGGGAAG ATCAACGAGGTAAGAAAGTTAGTCGGGCCAGTGTCGGGGAAACTAGCCATCTATTGCTCGGATGCATGTATCGCGAGATATTTGAGAGCACGAAGCTGGAGTGTGAAGAAGGCCGTGAAAATGCTCAAGGCAACTCTAAAGTGGAGATTGGAGTACATGCCAGAAGAGATACGTTGG GGAGACGTTGCAGCGGAAGCAGAAACGGGAAAGATTTACAGATCGAGTTACAAAGATAAACAGGGGAGGCCAGTTCTTGTGATGAGACCTCGTTGTCAG AATACAAAGTCGATAAAAGGGCAAATCAAGTATTTGGTTTATTGCATGGAGAATGCAATTCTGAAGCTCAGTGAGGAAGAGGAACAAGAGCAGATGGTGTGGTTGATTGATTTCCATGGTTTCAGCTTGTCCAATGTATCAATCAAGGTCACCAAGGAAACTGCTCACGTCCTGCAAGACCATTACCCCGAGAGGCTCGGCGTCGCGATTTTATACGACCCCCCCAAGATTTTCGAACCATTTTGGAAG ATGGCTAAGCCCTTTCTGGAGCCTAAAACGGCCAACAAAGTGAAGTTTGTTTACTCGGATGATCCTAACACGAGCAAGATCATGGATGAGTTGTTCGACATGGAGAAGGTAGAGTCCGCGTTTGGTGGGAAAGACGGAGAAGATTTTGATGTCAACAAGTACGCGACGAGGATGAGGAAGGACGACGAAAAGCTTCCCTTCGTGTGGAGgacaccaccaccaccaccaccaccagatATAACAGCAGAGAAAGCTGCCGTTTCTAGTGATGAAGATTACTGA